A single region of the Garra rufa chromosome 6, GarRuf1.0, whole genome shotgun sequence genome encodes:
- the LOC141337341 gene encoding protein downstream neighbor of son homolog has protein sequence MAELGCYSPSFKKPSDVLRMRRKRARSEGPGSRTSSPSVSVDGVRPFSPGPLLNAPGRTSGGTKRRNPFANIENTYNSPKKRALSYCDGHNGALDNKKAAAVVLDGKIIEERPNGTSLREELFNNHQQKQHEITLKTPVSLSEDDGLFEEDLFEPERSTPVLKSPEAVCEAAPAEVCLEFPADWSLKTRLLFTSPQSFSWADHLKAQEEAQGLSFHCRAEYASLPAQIQEPRGCTELRCGFQQCLQYWQHPSLPWLSLFPRIGAERKFSGKCMPWSQDTTLQQSLMSDWSVSLTSLYSLLKARLCPYFYLCSYQFTVLFRAAGLSGAKGISALLSPTTRGLREAMKAEGIEFSLPLLEERRKSKELASSQSGESVSQTEGEESAGSAVLSEHSENEEDEDDDDAGFSWLKEMGVQDKIKKPDAISIKLRKEHREVRLDHRPESVVLVEGSNTFTLLNFLINCKSLVAGAGSQAGLPPTLLAPTAFKGATLHSLKARTVNVKTQVRTGYQDVCSLEVTGPIMPHMLHALTQLLKPAQKGEFSVGLYTHEPTAVLNVPISQTSEPQQQESFVQDLGRCGLQQSSVEQLAAPSILGKSALRQLHMRDYSYSWKS, from the exons ATGGCGGAGTTGGGCTGCTACTCTCCCAGTTTTAAAAAACCGTCCGATGTTCTGCGGATGAGACGGAAGCGAGCGCGGAGCGAAGGACCCGGTAGCAGAACGTCGAGTCCGTCGGTGTCGGTGGACGGAGTGCGACCGTTCTCACCGGGGCCGCTGTTGAACGCACCGGGCCGGACCAGCGGCGGAACCAAGCGCCGAAATCCGTTCGCGAACATCGAGAACACGTACAACAGTCCCAAGAAAAGAGCTTTATCATACTGCGACGGACATAACGGCGCTCTGGACAATAAAAAGGCGGCAGCTGTGGTTTTGGACGGGAAAATCATCGAAGAACGTCCGAACGGAACGTCTTTGAGAGAAGAGCTGTTCAACAATCACCAACAAAAACAACACGAGATAACGTTAAAG ACACCTGTGTCTCTCTCTGAAGATGATGGTTTGTTTGAGGAGGATCTGTTTGAGCCAGAGAGATCCACTCCAGTGCTGAAG AGTCCAGAGGCGGTTTGTGAAGCGGCTCCAGCTGAAGTGTGTCTGGAGTTCCCGGCTGACTGGTCCCTTAAAACGCGTCTGTTGTTCACGTCTCCTCAGTCGTTCTCCTGGGCTGATCATCTGAAGGCGCAGGAGGAGGCGCAGGGCTTGAGCTTTCACTGCAGGGCAGAGTACGCCAGCTTACCTGCTCAAATACAG GAGCCGCGGGGCTGTACCGAGCTGCGCTGTGGTTTTCAGCAGTGTCTTCAGTACTGGCAGCACCCGTCTCTGCCCTGGCTCTCACTCTTCCCACGAATCGGCGCTGAGCGCAAGTTCTCTGGCAAGTGCATGCCATGGTCGCAGGACACAACGCTGCAGCAAAGTCTCATGAGCGACTG GTCTGTGAGTCTGACGTCTCTCTACAGTCTGCTGAAGGCCCGGCTCTGTCCGTATTTCTACCTGTGCTCGTATCAGTTTACGGTGCTGTTCAGGGCGGCTggtctcagtggtgctaaaggcATCAGCGCACTGCTGTCCCCCACCACTAGAGGGCTGCGAGAGGCCATGAAGGCGGAGG GGATAGAGTTCTCACTCCCTCTGCTGGAGGAGAGGAGGAAGAGCAAAGAGCTGGCTTCATCTCAGTCGGGTGAGAGCGTTTCACAGACTGAGGGCGAGGAGTCGGCCGGCAGCGCTGT ATTAAGCGAGCACAGTGAAAATGAGGAGGATGAAGATGATGACGATGCTGGATTTTCCTGGCTGAAGGAGATGGGCGTCCAAGACAAGATCAAGAAACCGGATGCCATTTCTATCAAACT TCGTAAGGAGCACAGAGAGGTGCGTTTGGATCACAGACCGGAGTCTGTGGTATTGGTGGAGGGTTCGAACACCTTCACGCTGCTCAACTTCCTCATTAACTGTAAGAGTTTGGTGGCTGGAGCCGGTTCTCAGGCGGGACTTCCTCCTACGCTGCTGGCCCCTACAGCCTTCAAAGGAGCCACACTGCACTCACTAAAG GCTCGTACTGTGAATGTGAAGACTCAGGTGAGAACAGGCTATCAAGACGTGTGCAGTCTGGAGGTGACAGGACCCATAATGCCCCACATGCTCCACGCGCTGACACAGCTCCTCAAACCAGCTCAGAAAGGAGAGTTTTCTGTGGGTCTCTACACGCACGAACCCACAGCTGTCCTCAACGTGCCCATCAGCCAGACCTCCGAACCTCAGCAACAG GAGTCCTTCGTTCAGGATCTGGGCAGGTGTGGCCTTCAGCAGAGCTCTGTTGAGCAGCTAGCGGCGCCGAGCATTCTGGGAAAGAGCGCGCTCAGACAGCTGCACATGAGAGACTATTCGTACAGCTGGAAGTCCTGA